In Streptomyces pluripotens, the genomic window GAGGTGAGACGCCCCGCTCACGGAAGTGAGCCCGCTCACACCCCCTTCACATCGATGCACGTTGCGATACCGGTCCTGTATCGGGTTCCGGGCTTGGCCAGGTCATACAAAGCGAGCCGGGTACCGTAGGCCCGGACGGCAGCCTCGGACCGCTCACGGGCGTGACGGCCGAGACCGACGGAGAGGGCTGGTAAGTAGCTATGGAAGAGCCGCGTCGCCTCGGCGGCCGGTACGAGCTGGGCCAGGTGCTCGGCCGTGGTGGCATGGCGGAGGTCTACCTCGCCCATGACACCCGCCTCGGCCGCACCGTGGCGGTGAAGACGCTGCGCGCGGACCTCGCGCGTGACCCTTCCTTCCAGGCCCGGTTCCGCCGGGAGGCCCAGTCGGCCGCCTCGCTCAACCATCCCGCGATCGTGGCGGTCTACGACACGGGCGAGGACTACATCGACGGGGTGTCCATCCCGTACATCGTGATGGAGTACGTCGACGGCTCCACGCTCCGCGAGTTGCTGCACTCCGGCCGCAAGCTGCTGCCCGAGCGCGCGATGGAGATGACCATCGGCATCCTCCAGGGCCTGGAGTACGCCCACCGCAACGGCATCGTCCACCGCGACATCAAGCCGGCCAACGTCATGCTGACCCGCAACGGCCAAGTCAAGGTGATGGACTTCGGCATCGCCCGCGCCATGGGCGACGCCGGTATGACGATGACGCAGACCGCGGCGGTCATCGGCACCGCGCAGTACCTCTCGCCCGAGCAGGCCAAGGGCGAGCAGGTCGACGCCCGCTCGGACCTGTACTCGACGGGTTGTCTCCTCTACGAGCTGTTGACGGTCCGCCCGCCCTTCGTCGGTGACTCCCCGGTCGCGGTGGCCTACCAGCACGTGCGCGAGGAGCCCCAGCCGCCTTCCGTCTTCGATCCCGAGATCACCCCCGAGATGGACGCGATCGTCCTGAAGGCACTGGTCAAGGATCCGAACTACCGCTACCAGTCGGCCGACGAGATGCGCGCGGACATCGAGGCCTGCCTCGACGGCCAGCCGGTCGCGGCCACGGCCGCGATGGGCGCCGTGGCCTACGGCGGTTACCCCGACGAGCAGCCCGCAACGGCCCTCCGTTCCGACCCGGGCGCCGCGGCGACGACGATGCTCCCGCCCATGAACCCCGACGACGGCTACGGCTACGGCTACGACGACCGTCCCGACCGCCGTCGCCAGCCGAAGAAGGGCGGCAACAACACCTCCACGATCCTTCTCGTGGTCGCGGGCGTCCTGGTGCTGATCGGCGCGATCCTGATCGGGAAATGGGCCTTCAGCGGCAAGACCGGGGACGGCAAGGTGCCGGTGCCCAGCTTCATCGGCCAGCAGGAGAACACGGCCCGGAAGATGGCCGACAACGTCGAGCTGAAGGTGTCGATCGCCAAGAAGCCCTGCGCCGACCAGCCCAAGGGCCAGATCTGCTCACAGGATCCGAACGCCAAGACCGAGGTGGCCAAGGGCACCACCGTCAACCTGGTGGTCTCGACGGGCGCGCCCAAGGTCCAGGTGCCGGACGTCCGCGGCCAGCAGTTCGACCAAGCCGAGGCCCAGCTGACGGCCAAGGGATTCGAGGTCGACAAGAAGACGCAGGTGTCGGCCCAGACGCCGAACGTGGTCATCTCCCAGGACCCCGCGGGCGGCACGAGCAAGGAGAAGGGCACCACGATCACCCTCACGGTCGCCAAGCCGGAGGAGAAGGTCACCGTCCCCGACGACCTGATCGGCAAGTCCTGCGACCAGGCCAAGGCCGAACTACAGCAACTGGGCCTGTCGCCGACCTGCAACAACACCCCCACGGACAACCCCGACGACGACGGCAAGGTCCTCGGGACCAACCCGCAGGCGGGCCAGCAGGTCCACAAGAACACGCCCATCGCGGTCAATGTGGGCCAGCTCCAGCAGCAACAGCAGGTGCAGGTGCCGAACCTCCAAGGGCGGTCCCTGAAGAACGCCACGCAGCAGCTGCAGCAGCGGGGCTTCACGAACATTCAGGTCAACGGCCCGAACGACGACAACGCGCGGGTGTTCAAGCAGACCCCGGCCCCGGGCAGCCAGGTCGATCCGGCCAACACCCAGATCGTCCTGACCACGGTGGACCTGGGCGGCGGGAACAACGGCGGCGGTAACGGGGGAGCCAACTTCTTCGGCGGCATCAGCGGCTGACGCCCCGCCCGCCCGAGTGGGCCCCTGCCGGGAGGAAAAGGCAGGGGCCCACTCGCCGCTTCAGCGCAGCTCCGCCGGCAGGGTCCGCTTGCTGTCCGCCTTCACCACCCGGACCAGCTCGCCCCAGACCACGTACCGGTAGCGGGAGGTGTACACGGGCGTGCACGTCGTCAGGGTGATGTAGTGGCCGGGCTTCTTCCTGCCCGACTCCTTGGGGACCGACGACAGGACCTTGACGTTGTACTTCGAGGTCTCGGGGAGGATCGAGTAGACCTTGTAGACGTACCAGTCGTCCTTCGTCTCGAAGACGATCGGGTCGCCCTTCTTCAGCTTGTCGATGTTGTGGAACTTCGCGCCGTGACCGTCCCGGTGGGCGGCCAGGGTGAAGTTGCCGTCCTTGCCGGACATCGGGAGGGTCGCCTTGACCGGTTCCGTGTAATAGCCAGCCACACCGTCGTTGAGGACGTCCGTGCCGGTGCCCTTCTCGACCAGGACCTCGCCGTTCTCCATCGCCGGCACGTGCAGGAAGCCGATGCCGTCCTTGGTGTCCAGCGCACCGGGAGCGGAATCCGTCGCGCGGGCCCAGTGATCGCGGACCTTGTCCGCCTGCCTGTCCGCCGTGCGGTCCGCTATGACGTTCGTCCACCAGAGGGAGT contains:
- the pknB gene encoding Stk1 family PASTA domain-containing Ser/Thr kinase; its protein translation is MEEPRRLGGRYELGQVLGRGGMAEVYLAHDTRLGRTVAVKTLRADLARDPSFQARFRREAQSAASLNHPAIVAVYDTGEDYIDGVSIPYIVMEYVDGSTLRELLHSGRKLLPERAMEMTIGILQGLEYAHRNGIVHRDIKPANVMLTRNGQVKVMDFGIARAMGDAGMTMTQTAAVIGTAQYLSPEQAKGEQVDARSDLYSTGCLLYELLTVRPPFVGDSPVAVAYQHVREEPQPPSVFDPEITPEMDAIVLKALVKDPNYRYQSADEMRADIEACLDGQPVAATAAMGAVAYGGYPDEQPATALRSDPGAAATTMLPPMNPDDGYGYGYDDRPDRRRQPKKGGNNTSTILLVVAGVLVLIGAILIGKWAFSGKTGDGKVPVPSFIGQQENTARKMADNVELKVSIAKKPCADQPKGQICSQDPNAKTEVAKGTTVNLVVSTGAPKVQVPDVRGQQFDQAEAQLTAKGFEVDKKTQVSAQTPNVVISQDPAGGTSKEKGTTITLTVAKPEEKVTVPDDLIGKSCDQAKAELQQLGLSPTCNNTPTDNPDDDGKVLGTNPQAGQQVHKNTPIAVNVGQLQQQQQVQVPNLQGRSLKNATQQLQQRGFTNIQVNGPNDDNARVFKQTPAPGSQVDPANTQIVLTTVDLGGGNNGGGNGGANFFGGISG
- a CDS encoding class E sortase produces the protein MAATADETEEHADASDREPGPRRRRPGRIAMAVSVFGELLITMGLLLALFVVYSLWWTNVIADRTADRQADKVRDHWARATDSAPGALDTKDGIGFLHVPAMENGEVLVEKGTGTDVLNDGVAGYYTEPVKATLPMSGKDGNFTLAAHRDGHGAKFHNIDKLKKGDPIVFETKDDWYVYKVYSILPETSKYNVKVLSSVPKESGRKKPGHYITLTTCTPVYTSRYRYVVWGELVRVVKADSKRTLPAELR